In Uranotaenia lowii strain MFRU-FL chromosome 2, ASM2978415v1, whole genome shotgun sequence, one genomic interval encodes:
- the LOC129747260 gene encoding extracellular serine/threonine protein kinase four-jointed-like: MFDVRTVEAGGSCDQDRDSDTMSITARRRRAFQRQACLLSVMAAFSLGLALGVFVPLIGMSQAVTNAKGSGAVAGGDGSSSGDGEGDGLGGIPGTRFGEHLPHKLPHFPTLEDLRGKDSYNSVSFVAEEKLKAEDVFRHAFHIDQQRDDKDTMVIKKFDPEDRYIKEYMVRRTPDGLFHKGPEKRLSQPSIMEQILNSGKLETAEESVIEIVNQSDDHDYTEDSDGVILNDIFWGSTVENALPKGFDKGQSELWTDYLQSAEVDHLEVGCGRMQNRMVVFRDGTRACARYRQNTDQIQGELFSFYLGQLLNISNLAPSAASIIDMETKLWSSVSDDISNSQWKSTKPVVITKWIEHLEPAGIPKPFQPLERHLNKLDIRNITEGLDLPKPPKGLLDRLGATITPELQPIRPPGAPLAEPVLRRLVELAQWSDLIVFDYLIANLDRVVNNLYNYQWNADIMAAPAHNLARQSDSHLLVFLDNESGLLHGYRLLKKYEAYHGLLLDNLCVFRRSTIAALQHLRDSNVGHRLNELFERTTNAKIRDVLPPLPEKSIKILVDRIDRVLGQVQKCREIFSNR, encoded by the coding sequence ATGTTtgacgttcgtaccgtggaagCCGGTGGAAGTTGTGATCAAGATCGTGATAGTGATACAATGTCAATCACAGCGAGACGGCGACGTGCATTTCAGCGGCAGGCCTGCCTGCTCAGCGTAATGGCTGCGTTTTCCCTGGGGTTAGCACTTGGCGTGTTTGTGCCACTAATTGGTATGTCACAGGCGGTGACGAATGCGAAGGGATCTGGAGCAGTAGCCGGGGGCGACGGCAGTAGTAGTGGTGATGGGGAAGGTGACGGATTAGGTGGGATTCCAGGCACTCGGTTTGGAGAGCACCTGCCGCATAAGTTGCCACACTTTCCTACGCTGGAAGATCTGCGGGGGAAGGATTCCTACAACTCGGTGTCCTTTGTGGCGGAAGAGAAACTAAAGGCGGAAGATGTGTTCCGGCATGCGTTCCACATCGATCAGCAGCGGGACGATAAGGACACAATGGTAATAAAGAAGTTTGATCCCGAGGATCGATACATCAAGGAGTACATGGTTCGGAGGACTCCGGATGGACTGTTCCACAAAGGTCCGGAGAAGAGGCTTTCTCAGCCATCAATCATGGAACAGATTCTTAACTCTGGGAAGCTGGAAACGGCCGAAGAATCTGTGATAGAGATTGTTAACCAAAGCGATGATCACGACTACACCGAGGACTCCGATGGAGTCATTCTGAATGATATCTTTTGGGGATCAACCGTTGAAAATGCCCTGCCAAAAGGGTTCGACAAAGGTCAAAGTGAGCTGTGGACTGACTACCTACAATCTGCCGAGGTTGACCATCTGGAGGTCGGTTGCGGAAGGATGCAGAACCGGATGGTAGTTTTTCGAGACGGAACTCGGGCCTGTGCCCGGTATCGTCAAAACACGGATCAGATCCAGGGCGAGCTTTTTAGTTTTTATCTGGGCCAGCTTCTCAACATAAGTAACCTGGCACCGAGCGCCGCCTCGATCATTGATATGGAAACCAAACTGTGGTCATCAGTTTCGGATGACATATCCAACTCCCAGTGGAAATCCACCAAACCGGTGGTCATTACAAAATGGATTGAACACCTAGAACCAGCGGGGATTCCAAAGCCATTCCAGCCGCTGGAGCGACACCTCAATAAACTAGACATAAGGAACATAACCGAGGGCCTTGATCTTCCGAAGCCTCCAAAAGGTTTACTGGATCGATTGGGTGCCACCATTACCCCAGAACTGCAGCCAATCCGGCCACCGGGAGCTCCCCTGGCCGAACCGGTGTTAAGGCGCCTGGTCGAACTCGCTCAATGGTCGGATCTGATCGTGTTTGACTACCTGATCGCGAACCTTGATCGGGTGGTTAACAACTTGTACAACTACCAGTGGAACGCCGACATCATGGCTGCCCCAGCACACAACCTGGCCCGCCAAAGCGACTCCCATCTCCTGGTCTTCCTGGACAACGAGTCCGGTCTGCTGCACGGCTATCGGCTCCTGAAAAAGTACGAAGCCTACCACGGACTGCTGCTGGACAACCTGTGCGTGTTCCGGAGATCGACGATCGCGGCCCTACAACATCTGCGGGACAGCAACGTCGGCCATCGGCTAAACGAGCTCTTCGAGCGAACCACCAACGCCAAAATCCGGGATGTGCTGCCACCACTGCCGGAGAAATCCATCAAAATACTAGTCGATAGGATTGATCGAGTGCTAGGTCAAGTGCAAAAATGTCGTGAAATTTTCTCCAACCGATGA